TTGGTGGCCTTTTGTTCAGAATTGGTTTGGGAACACTTCTCTCAGGTGCTCATTTGATCTCAGATGGCATGTTACAGGCAGCTGCAGAATGGTACGTTTTacttggaaaaaaaaataaacaaaatttatgCCAACGATCGCTTAATTTGTTATCATCATTATAAGTATTAATTTGTTACAGTCAAAGGGAACAAAAATACGCGTCATTGCTAGTTTGCTGTTAATTTTCCTAAGCTTAGTAGGATCTCAGTAGATAGAATGGTATCCCATGAATTTATCTTATTATCTTATAATGCTTGTTTTGTTATGTCCTTGGATGTATAGTTGTTTCCccttttttctcaaaaaaaaaaagaaaacatttGCAATGCCCTGAATATAAAACAGTCATCATAAAGATTCATCAAATTtacattttattaataaaatttttatGTACTCGAGCTCCGAAAGAACAGGGATTAAGAATTTTGtaaaaatatacacaaatatcCCTTACAATTTTTAGTAAGTTCTTTATCTTTGGTAGGTATCTATGCTGGTTTGGGATATGGGTAATTTATACTAAGCGATAAAATACGTTACACTAGGTAGGTGTACAAAATGAAGCTAATGTTTGCctactattttattttaattattaaagtCTAGATTGCTTTATTCTTTTCCATACAACCACATGTGAATTGATGTTTTGTTTCTCCATGAAATTGCTGAGACGATGTTCTCTATGCAGCCTTGCCTCTTATATGACAGACGAATATATCCAAAAAGGCATACTATATCCATCTATTAAACGGTAATGGTCTGAGGCACATCCTGAGTGTGTTTCGTTCTCATTTTTGTTTCATTTGCTCGCTTCCTCACACTTACAATGAGAGTATACTGAGTGTATACTCAGAGGCACATCCTGAGTGTATACTCAGAGTTGAATATCTTACTTGATTCCATTTTTTTTAACTGATtatgttataattggttatgaaaTTCTTATTTTTGCAGCTGGGTAAATTGCTTCCATGGCCACTACTTCAAGCCTTTTCACTTCAACTGCTTTCTGTTGTTATTGTGTTGTTGTAAACTTATggtaaattttgttatttttcaataaattttgttatttccttgaacaatttttgtttttcatttattGAAATTTATTCCAATGGGCCATTCTATGACATAAATCACTACAAGAATTTGGTATTGAACATCAGAAGATCTCCTTTTCCTTTATGCTATTGAAGGTCCTATATGTCCAATAAGTCCTATAAGGTGAGTGCTTACTTATTTATTGAGAATTAACAAGAAATTTTGGGTTCATGTATTCAAATATTGATTCTCTGTTTTTTTCCTCTTAATTGTCCTGATTTATAGTATTGTTGAGTTATTATAGTTTGGGCTACAAGGATATGAGCTTTTGCACACAAATCAACTAGTAGATTGACCCATGATAAAAGCTCACTTGCAAAAGAAACTTTTCTTTATTTCTGTACAGGAATTGGCTTATGGGGTATAGTTTATTTGCCCTTTTCTTGGCTTTAAATTCTAgttattacatttatatatgaGAAATTGGCTTATGGGGTATAGTTGATTTGCATATTTCTTGACTTTAAATTCTAGTTATTACATTTATATACGTGACATCAACTTTCCCATGCTCTAGGCGTTACTGTATTTTCATGTCTGGTGGTCTTAGAGAACAACTTTTAGTTCATGTTTATAGGGTCCGTTATGAACTTTATTGCCTAAATAATCATTGATATTTTGTTTTGGCTAAAGATGTAAACCTGGTAATGTTACTAATTGCTTTAGTATGTATTAATTGACCAGGTCATTTATTGTTGACCAcggatttggccaacgacgagtacacgtcaaaactacactaaactttcaagagaaaaaacgacactgatgatttttatagtggttcagccccaatgtgttggtaataacTTAGTCAACTTAGAGTTACGATTTATAGATCTACActaaagatcagatgaacttgagtcaactgagttttttCAGTGTAAATGTAAAGAATACAATATCTCTCTCAAAATGcaaatactctcttaggaaaattagaatctgaattcctaaatgatgccatgagctctgtatTTATAAGCTCGGGATCGTACAAGCCGAAATAATCGGGATCTTTCTATTATTCTCACAATATttagttaataataatatttaaaatataacaatacactacttctttgggataatctgagtgATTCCCGCGCAGGCACGATTGATTCTAGTCTAAATCGTTGTTGGAACTTCGCTTGCATAACAATATTCTGTTCAGTAAGTCGATGTCACTTCTTGGAGAAAAACTGGTCAGCCAAAACACttgaccggtcggccaaacacctcactggtcggctaAGCACTCCTTCGGTTGGTCAAGCagctcactggtcggccaagcactcctTTAGTCGGTCACGCACCtctccggtcggccaaacacctcactggtcggccaaacacctatcTGGTTGGCCAAGCGCTCCTCCGGTCagccaagcacctgactggtcggccgGAGCAGGTAACTGATCAGTCAAGTAtctcttgccacttgtcacttttattgtcACGTCACCATTTTCAAAATTTGAGGAtaatatttgccccccaagtttattatatgatattctcACATAATTAACTTTTTTCTCCACCGCTGAcgggataaaaaaaaaaactatacacACTCTCCCGCCTCTGCAACAAACCACGACGTCTTACTAGACCACAATCACTGTAATTAACTGCTCCCAATCGCGGGGGAGAAAATATACCCAAGAGAATTCAAAGAATCTAAGAATAAGTGACAATTTCCacttttccctttaaatagacccataagtgCTCAATATTCACAagcaaaaagaaaaccaaaaagcTCCCAAACTCCATCTCTTATTGGCTGTATCTCTCCAAAGCTCTCTCCCCTCTTAGCCGAAAAACTTCAAGAATTTCAAGAAGGGCTCCAATTTTCTTCAAGCAAATCCAAGTGTTTCTCAAGAAATCAACACATTTGGGTAAGctcttcttcctcatctcttttttttttttctcttaaagCCAACGAAACTTGTAGGCCGAAACCTCCATTCAAAATATACCTATGAATTTGTGTTTGAATTCTTGATGAATGATGCatattgtggctgttttgatgtagtttaggctatgggtaaatcaatcTTGTCTcaaatttcatgaaaatttgaagaaaaactaattttttaccCCAAATTGCATATTTGGGTTTATGGATATTTGATGAGAAATAGGGTCCCTAGAACTTCATGAACCTTTCAAATCCCATATTTTGATATTGTTGTAGTGTATTTTGAGTGATAGAAATGTGTTTGTGTATATGCCCTTTGAGATTCGAGTCTTCTCGAAAATGGTCTATTAGGGAGTGTGTTCATGGCTGATCGGCCATTTTCCCACTTTTGAATATTCGGACCTGCCCCTAACCAATTGGGCATGCCTCTTCCTGCTCGGACACAAGCACATTTGGCTCAACCTTGTGCCCCACCGATTGGACACCACGgactaacatgacacatctctagcctaacatggcacatctctggtctagcatgacacttctctggtctaacatgacacatctctggtctaacatggcacatctctggtctagcatgacacttctctggtctagcaaaacacttgactggtcagtcaaaaatcttcactggtcggacagaaattctatcagatcggtcagatcactttatcacaactccgaagagccaacacatttattgactattaatgtgccatttactgaccatgcattgtcacttctgattgccacgtcatcgaactgaaattttggggataacacttatATAATTGATGTTTCTCAATTTATTGATTTGGACCACCCTCATGCCCTCAATTTTCTATGTGAAGATTGTGTTCGTGTTTCGGTAAAAGTTACCTGGACAACGTTAATGTTGATGAATGTATGTACCTCTATTCAATTAAATCTTCAAATTCTTAG
The genomic region above belongs to Humulus lupulus chromosome 1, drHumLupu1.1, whole genome shotgun sequence and contains:
- the LOC133803683 gene encoding NAD-dependent malic enzyme 2, mitochondrial-like, which translates into the protein MYLFPGIGLGTLLSGAHLISDGMLQAAAECLASYMTDEYIQKGILYPSIKRWVNCFHGHYFKPFHFNCFLLLLCCCKLMVIYC